Within Myxococcales bacterium, the genomic segment AGCACATATAGGTCGGCCACAGGGTTTGGGGGGGCACTTTTCCAGACGGCAGTTCCCCAAAGGTCAACGGGTGGCGTCGGCAAATCCTTGAGTGACCAGAGATCGTACAGGCCGAAAATGCGGGGGTCGCTAGCGAGCCCCTTCTGAAGGGCTTGGACTAGAACGCGGCGGGCCGGTGGCGCTTCCGCATCTTTACCGAACGCTACGAAGGGCCCGTCGCAGGAGTCGATCCAGGCGCCGGGCCCCATGCCAGCGTAGGCGGCTCGGCGAAGCTCCGTAAGGAGCTCATCGCTGGTGAGTCGCTCGGCCGATAGCGACTGCGACTGCTCCGGCATTGGACCGACGCCGTGATCGGAAGTCACCAACACGGCAAGTTGGATGCGTTGACTGAGATTATCGATGAAGTCCCCAAGCATACGATCCGTTCGGACCAAGACATCGAGATACTCCCAGGAGGCGTTGCCAAATGCATGGCCCACTATGTCCGTGGTTGAGACCGACAGCATCAGCAAGTCGCTAACGTGGTCGGTGCCCATACGGTAATGTTCGACCGCGGCAAGGGCCGCATCCAACAGGTATTGAACGGACGGGGGCGTGAACAAAAACGCCTCAGCAGGTGATGGGCTTGCGAGAGGGTCATGAGGCATCGAGGCGCTCCAACCATGCACCAACGATTCGCCCGGCTTAATATCTTCACCGAGCACCCGACGTAAAAGGGCGGGATCTCGCGCCGACCAAACAGTCAGGTATTTCTGAACAGGATGGGCAGTACTCCATGAGGTTAACCACGCCGGAAGCACCTTTCCATAGTAGCTAGAGGTCGTCATGCGTCCTTGACCATCACCGGCGTGATACCATGCAACCATATCCGGTGATTTCCCGGCTGAGACAATGGCGGGCCAAGGTTTCAACGACAAAGATACCACGCGCGCATGCCCCTTCGTGGATTGCTTAAGCAAATCGCCCAGGGTGGGCGCACGCATTGCCATGGGCCCGGCAAACTGGTCGGGGGCACCAAAAACAGCATGCGTCCGATCATCCACTACGCTTAGCCATCGGCCAAGTCCGGGGTTCCATACGCGGTTAGCGGCAATACCATTATCGCGGGGCAATCGGCCCGTGTAAATTGCCGCATGACCCGGCGCCGTGAACGTGGCCGCATACGGCAAATGGGTGTGTTCAAAGTATGCGCCCCGGGAGATCATACGTTTGATGAGGCCGCGCCCATCCAAGTAGGGGAGATAGCGATTCAAGGTTTGGCTCCCAAACTGGTCAATGACAATGCCCACCATTAAAGGTGCCGGCTCGAAAACAGTGTGCGCAGAAGGAGAGGGTGTTGATATCGGTGGAGGACTCCCGCAGGCAGCAAGGAGCCCCATGCCGATCGCATACCACCCAAGACTGCGATGTCGCCTCATGGGGGAGGTTCTATAGAAAAATGCTGGCGCTGGCCATGCATGTTTCGTGCACCGTGATTGAGCTCACGTGAGCTTGCGGTACGCGGATGCGCTCGGCGACGAAGCGCGCCAACAGTTCACTCGTGGGATTCTCGAGCCCGGGCACCTCATTAAGGTACTGATGATCGAGCAACGCGTGTAGGGGCTGCCATGCTTCGCCGAGTGTGGCAAAATCGACGATCCAACCCTTTTTCGCATCCACTTCTCCTCGTACGCGCACAGTGACACGAAAGCTGTGCCCATGCAGTCGAAAACATTTATGGCTGGATTCCACCTGAGGCAGGCGATGGGCGGCCTCGAAGCTGAAGGTTTTCTCGATTTCCATCCGCATCGTCCCCTCTCATATCTGAAAGCCCAAAGTCGGTAAATGCTATCCATTCCGCTGTGTAAGGGCAGCAGGCGGCGCAAAATCCCAAAGCCCTGTATTTCATTAGTTCTTTCAGTATGTTACGGGGATATTGGCAAAATGTACTGACACGTCAGTCTAGTTTCGATATAAGCGTGCAACCCAGTATGCAAGACAGAGAGTCACGGGTCTCGATGCCACATCCCACGCCCGCCTCGAGTCCTGGTGGGGCGGTTTTTTGTCGTGTGGAAGGGATTCTAACGACCCGCACACGCGCATTCGCCCTCGCATGGTGCATTGGCAACAGCCAGCGCCTCCGGCACCGCATCGGTCGCATCGCTCAGTTTGCTGCGGAAGATTGGTTAGGCGCGCGTCATCGATTCTCTGCGCTTCGCGGCATGAGCAAAGACCGGCTCACGATATTGGGCGCTCAGTTCTGTCACCGGTTTATCATTCCAGAAGTGAGTGCCAAACATACTCAACTTCTCGCCCAGGCGTGCCTTGAGCAATCGCGTCTGGTGCTGATCAGTGATCACGTCGACATTATCATTGCGCCGCTCGCCCGTCTCCTCGGCGCGGCGCATGTCGTGTGTAATCGTCTGGAATATCAAAACGGATTCGCGACAGGGCGCCTTCGGGAGCCTATAGTAAAGGCGGCCATAAGCCTCGCTGCGCTCGAGACGCTCGCACAAGAAGAACACATCGATCTTTCAAAATCGGTCGCCTACGGGAAATCTGGTCCAGATCGGGTTCTGTTGGCGAAGGTGGGTAAACCATGCGCTGTGCGGCCCGATTGGCGACTTCGTCAGGTAGCCCTACGTCGCGCATGGCCGGTGGTTGACTCATGAGTGCGCGCCTGCATGGGGACAGCCGTTACCCCGCCTCGATATCGGTGAGAGAGGCCTTGGCAGAAAAGACGCTGTTTATCACCGGCGCGACCGGGTTTGTGGCGAAAGTCTGGGTAGTGATGCTGCTCTCACGTGTACCCAAAGTGGGGCGCCTGTTGCTTTTGGTGAGATCTCAAAAAAACCAAAACGCCGAGGAGCGCTTTTTCCGCATGGCGTGGAGTTCGCCCGCCTTTCGGCCGCTACGCGAACAACACGGCGCTGGATTTCTGGCATTCCTCAAAGATCATGTTGAAGTGATCGAAGGGGATATTCGGCAACCTCGCCTCGGTCTTTCGGTCGAGGCGTATGCTCGGTTGGCCGCGCGCATCGATATAACGGTGCACATGGCGGGTATAACCGAGTTTCAGGCGGATCCTATTCAGGCCACCTCTTCCAACGTCCACGGCGGCATGCATGTCGCGGACTTGGCGGCGATGACCGCCTCACAGGCCATGGTGTTGGTTTCGAGTGCATTTGTTGCCGGAGCGCGCGATGGTGAAGTTTCAGAAACGCTGGTGGTGGATCGTGCGCCACTTGGGATGACATTCGACCCAACAGAGGAGCTTCGGCTTTTGGAAGCAGCTTGTGTTGATAGCGACCGAAATTTCGACGATAGAGCCTCTAACGGCGCGAGGAAAGCCAGGATTGCCGTCGGGGTAGGCCGTGCACGCGCCCTCGGATGGCCTAATATCTATTTGTATACCAAGGGATTAACAGAACACCTTCTCAAAAAGCGGGAGGATCTCAATCTTACCATCGTTAGGCCTTCGGTGGTGGAATGTGCAAAGGCATTTCCTTTTGCGGGTTGGAACGAGGGCATCGACACCGCCGGCCCGTTGGTTTGGCTTCTCTCAACGCCCTATCGATGGATTCCGCTAAAGCCTGAAAACCGCTTTGATGTGATCCCGGTCGACACCGTTGCACGCGGGCTGTGCATTGTTGTCGCGCTTGCGCTCAAGGGGCGTGCACAGCCCATCAACCATTTGACGTCCTCAGTGATCAATCCGCTCATCTTTGAACGTGCCATCGAACTTGCAGGCCTGGGCCTACGCCTGCACGGCTACCACGAGCATCGAGGTGCGTTTTGGCAACGGGCATGGACCCATCTCGATGGGGTGCCTGTTGAACCCCGGGCCCATTTTCGACGCTTGGAGCAGTGGCGAACAAGGCTCAGGGGCATGGAAACCTTCGTCAGTCGCTTCAAAGCGCTCGATGGCATCCCGCCCCTCGTGGCGAATCCCCTCGGCGTGGGCGCGCGAAGGTTGACCAACCATTTACGAAACGGTGTGCGCACTCTGTCGCGCATTGAACATCTTCTCAGACTGTACGAGCCGTTCACGTGCGACTACAATTACGCATTTTGTGCCGACAATGTCTCTAGTGCATCATCGAGGTTGGTCGCATCCGAGGAAGCGTTGTTTGGCTTCGACATGGCTATGCTGGACTGGCGGGATTATTGGATTCATGTGGAGGTGCCTGGATTGATGAAATGGTGCGCGCCACTTCTGGAAGGTAAGAGCGTGCCCGAAGATCCCGTCCCCGTGTCTGCCCAAACGAGACAAGGGCGGCTGGCGGAACGTGACCTGGGCAATGCGCATTCAGCAGTCTTATGAGCATATTTCTGACAGGTGGTAGCGGCTATCTAGGATCCTACGTGATTCATGAGTTGCTTACTTCAAGTGCGAGTCGATTGCACGTGATGGTGCGTGCAAAGAACCGCAACGAAGCTCTGCAGAAGCTATGGCGGGGATTGCAACTGCATCAAGACGAAGCGACCTTTTTAGACAACTTGGACCGCATCGAGGTCGTCTTGGGTGATCTTAGCGCAGAGAATTTGGGCATAGCTGAAGATCAACGCGGCACACTCCTCGACTCGGTCGAGTCAGTGTTGCACATTGGCGCGTCTTTGAACCGACGTTCAGAGAAGAGCTGTCTCAACGTTAATCTTCGAGGAACCCTGTCCGTGCTTCAGCTCGCAAAGGACCTCGTGGACAGGGGACAACTGAGCCGATTCACTCACGTCTCCACGGTTGCCGTGGCCGGAAAGCGTCATCGAGAAACGGTGCATGAAGCCGAAGCGATTGATTGGGAGCGCTCCGATTATGACGCTTATGCGCGCACGAAGAAGTTTTGTGAGCACATGGCTCGCCAGTTGTTGCCTGCAGATCGGGTTCAGTTTTTGCGTCCTTCTATCGTGCTGGGTGATTCCCGATTTCCGAAGACCACGCAATTTGACATGGCGCGCGCATTTTGTGCACTGGTTGATCTGCCGGTCGTGCCGCTGCACTCCGATGCGCGGCTTGACATTGTGAACGCCGATTTCGTCGGCTCCGCGATTGCCCGCCTGCACCTGCTTCAGAGTCCCCACCATGACATCTATCATCTCAGCAGCGGAGCAGACGCGCCGAGCGCCGGTCACATTGCGCACGTCATGGCGCAAGCGCTGGATAGGCGCCCTTCTTGGTTTGTGCCGGCACTGCAGGGAGCGTTTGAGGGCTCAATCGGGCTTGGTCTCAAGCTTTCTCACGATGCCAAAGGTCATCAGCTCGCAGCATTGCTCAAGGTGTTTTGGCCGTATATCAGTTACGATACCGTTTTCGACAATACACGGGTTAAGAACGAGCTTGGCATCAAGCCCATTCCGTTTACAGCGTACTGTGCGGGGCTGTACGACTTCGCAAAAACCCATCGGTTTCAGTACCCGTATCGTCCGATGCCAAAAATTTCCTTGGAGGTGACCTAGTGCGTGAGACACTGAAGGGCGCCGCGGGCGCTGCCGTCCACGCTGGACGCCTCGCCTTCGATGCTGTGGATGCAGACCGCATGCTGCAACGGTCTATGGTTGCAATGATTGAGCTTGCCCGAACTCGACAGCGCATGTGGCCAGCCAGCGTTTGGGCCCCAGGCGAGCAACTGAAGTTGCTTTTCGTTGGCTACAATGGAACGCGTAACACAGGCGCTGACGTCCGCGTCGAAGAAATGATTCGGCAGTTTCGGCATGTGCTTGGCGACGACTATCTTTCGACCTCGGTTGCAACAGTGGATCCGGCTTGCTCCCAAGGATACTTCCCGACCTCCAAGCAACTGCACATGCCGAAGGTGTTTCCCAAGTTCCTCTTTGATCACGTGCATCTCAATCACGGTGTAGTCATTGCTGAAGGTTCAATGTTCAAGTCTCTGTTTGCCAACGCTTTGTCCACGCTGATGGTGGGTGCGCTCGGTCTGGCTCGTGCCGAGCGCAAGTTGGGCATTGCCTACGGGGGAGAAGCCGGAGCGATGGACCGCTCATTACGAAAGCTCGTCGCGCACTATGCTAGAGATGCGCTCATCCTTGTACGCAATGCGCAAAGCCGGGACGTGCTGAGTAAGCTCGATGTGGTAGCAGAGGTGGGCACCGATACCGCTTGGACGTTTGAGCCCAGACCCCATCAGGATGTGCGCAAGCTTTTGACGCGGTCCGGCTGGGATGGACAATCGCCCATTCTGGCGGTGTGTCCTATCAATGGGTTTTGGTGGCCCGTGAAACCAAGCCTTTCCAAAGCCGTGCTGCATGGCGTCACGGGGGCTTATAGGCAGGACCATTACGCCTCTTTATACTTCCACAAAGGGGGCAGGGAAGTGCGCG encodes:
- a CDS encoding SDR family oxidoreductase translates to MSARLHGDSRYPASISVREALAEKTLFITGATGFVAKVWVVMLLSRVPKVGRLLLLVRSQKNQNAEERFFRMAWSSPAFRPLREQHGAGFLAFLKDHVEVIEGDIRQPRLGLSVEAYARLAARIDITVHMAGITEFQADPIQATSSNVHGGMHVADLAAMTASQAMVLVSSAFVAGARDGEVSETLVVDRAPLGMTFDPTEELRLLEAACVDSDRNFDDRASNGARKARIAVGVGRARALGWPNIYLYTKGLTEHLLKKREDLNLTIVRPSVVECAKAFPFAGWNEGIDTAGPLVWLLSTPYRWIPLKPENRFDVIPVDTVARGLCIVVALALKGRAQPINHLTSSVINPLIFERAIELAGLGLRLHGYHEHRGAFWQRAWTHLDGVPVEPRAHFRRLEQWRTRLRGMETFVSRFKALDGIPPLVANPLGVGARRLTNHLRNGVRTLSRIEHLLRLYEPFTCDYNYAFCADNVSSASSRLVASEEALFGFDMAMLDWRDYWIHVEVPGLMKWCAPLLEGKSVPEDPVPVSAQTRQGRLAERDLGNAHSAVL
- a CDS encoding haloacid dehalogenase-like hydrolase, with protein sequence MPHPTPASSPGGAVFCRVEGILTTRTRAFALAWCIGNSQRLRHRIGRIAQFAAEDWLGARHRFSALRGMSKDRLTILGAQFCHRFIIPEVSAKHTQLLAQACLEQSRLVLISDHVDIIIAPLARLLGAAHVVCNRLEYQNGFATGRLREPIVKAAISLAALETLAQEEHIDLSKSVAYGKSGPDRVLLAKVGKPCAVRPDWRLRQVALRRAWPVVDS
- a CDS encoding polysaccharide pyruvyl transferase family protein — translated: MRETLKGAAGAAVHAGRLAFDAVDADRMLQRSMVAMIELARTRQRMWPASVWAPGEQLKLLFVGYNGTRNTGADVRVEEMIRQFRHVLGDDYLSTSVATVDPACSQGYFPTSKQLHMPKVFPKFLFDHVHLNHGVVIAEGSMFKSLFANALSTLMVGALGLARAERKLGIAYGGEAGAMDRSLRKLVAHYARDALILVRNAQSRDVLSKLDVVAEVGTDTAWTFEPRPHQDVRKLLTRSGWDGQSPILAVCPINGFWWPVKPSLSKAVLHGVTGAYRQDHYASLYFHKGGREVRAKQRSYLEAMATAIARIAHEQRAFVCIVGMERLDRGACEDLAACLGRHVPLFISDEWDMHELVAILRQATWLISSRYHAIVTTMPAGVLSLGVTMDERIVNLMADRDQDAFALDIEQPQLSENIYDAFCAMQARPDSVRDGILRSVARNIRRMGSMGQVLARHVQERLPKFPLREELRASADPLKFLPPLSSALGHLMEEYGEQA
- a CDS encoding SDR family oxidoreductase, which encodes MSIFLTGGSGYLGSYVIHELLTSSASRLHVMVRAKNRNEALQKLWRGLQLHQDEATFLDNLDRIEVVLGDLSAENLGIAEDQRGTLLDSVESVLHIGASLNRRSEKSCLNVNLRGTLSVLQLAKDLVDRGQLSRFTHVSTVAVAGKRHRETVHEAEAIDWERSDYDAYARTKKFCEHMARQLLPADRVQFLRPSIVLGDSRFPKTTQFDMARAFCALVDLPVVPLHSDARLDIVNADFVGSAIARLHLLQSPHHDIYHLSSGADAPSAGHIAHVMAQALDRRPSWFVPALQGAFEGSIGLGLKLSHDAKGHQLAALLKVFWPYISYDTVFDNTRVKNELGIKPIPFTAYCAGLYDFAKTHRFQYPYRPMPKISLEVT
- a CDS encoding alkaline phosphatase family protein, which translates into the protein MRRHRSLGWYAIGMGLLAACGSPPPISTPSPSAHTVFEPAPLMVGIVIDQFGSQTLNRYLPYLDGRGLIKRMISRGAYFEHTHLPYAATFTAPGHAAIYTGRLPRDNGIAANRVWNPGLGRWLSVVDDRTHAVFGAPDQFAGPMAMRAPTLGDLLKQSTKGHARVVSLSLKPWPAIVSAGKSPDMVAWYHAGDGQGRMTTSSYYGKVLPAWLTSWSTAHPVQKYLTVWSARDPALLRRVLGEDIKPGESLVHGWSASMPHDPLASPSPAEAFLFTPPSVQYLLDAALAAVEHYRMGTDHVSDLLMLSVSTTDIVGHAFGNASWEYLDVLVRTDRMLGDFIDNLSQRIQLAVLVTSDHGVGPMPEQSQSLSAERLTSDELLTELRRAAYAGMGPGAWIDSCDGPFVAFGKDAEAPPARRVLVQALQKGLASDPRIFGLYDLWSLKDLPTPPVDLWGTAVWKSAPPNPVADLYVLSNRDVVLRQGLGTTHGTPWEYDSEVPTLIYAPGIKSRRQSSAVEMTQLAPTIAKLLGIAPPVRGVRSLLP
- the queD gene encoding 6-carboxytetrahydropterin synthase QueD, which produces MRMEIEKTFSFEAAHRLPQVESSHKCFRLHGHSFRVTVRVRGEVDAKKGWIVDFATLGEAWQPLHALLDHQYLNEVPGLENPTSELLARFVAERIRVPQAHVSSITVHETCMASASIFL